In the genome of Parvularculales bacterium, one region contains:
- a CDS encoding TRAP transporter small permease, whose translation MLGLLERFSTRLSTAGAWIAAALLVYMVVHILVEIIARTGFDSSTYSLDEFVGYAIASMTFLSLGHTFSSGKLIRVNILTNAISGLLSLVVELICIAFTFSVITFFARYVWRSLYRNWERGAISPTLTETPIWLVESVFFIGLCIFLLQMLTTALVKIERYRTSENG comes from the coding sequence GTGCTTGGATTGCTAGAGAGATTCTCAACACGTTTGAGCACGGCAGGGGCATGGATTGCCGCAGCGCTTCTTGTCTATATGGTCGTTCATATACTGGTCGAAATCATCGCAAGAACCGGGTTTGATTCTTCCACATATTCACTTGATGAATTTGTCGGCTACGCCATCGCATCAATGACCTTCCTGTCTTTGGGGCACACATTCAGCTCGGGCAAGCTGATACGGGTCAACATTCTGACAAATGCCATTTCCGGGCTTCTTAGTCTGGTGGTGGAACTGATTTGTATCGCCTTCACCTTTTCCGTAATCACGTTTTTTGCAAGGTATGTTTGGCGCAGCCTCTACCGGAACTGGGAGCGCGGGGCGATAAGCCCGACACTTACCGAGACACCGATCTGGCTTGTGGAAAGTGTCTTTTTCATTGGTCTGTGCATATTCCTCCTGCAGATGCTGACAACGGCTCTCGTTAAGATTGAACGCTACCGCACATCGGAAAACGGCTAG
- a CDS encoding TRAP transporter large permease subunit — protein MESLNIAFIVLMLLIFYLGLGVWVFSGLLLVSVSGLLLLLDMPFHRIGTIMAPLIIRSATSWELSAIPMFVWMGELMFRTDISDRLFRSLSPLVYHLPGRLLHTNVLGSALFAAVSGSSAATTATVGKITTTELLQRGYSPSLTFGSLAGAGSLGLLIPPSIVLIVYGVLAEVSISRLFAAGVYPGLLIVTLYSGFIMFRSLLNPSLTPARESRPSLRDIGMGLINLIPIGLLIFIVLGAIYSGFATPSEAGAVGVTATLVLALLTRQLTREVLFDSLMASVRTSCMIASILLAAAFLSTSMAYLHVPQDVATTIAKMELSPYELIFVLAIFYILLGLFLEGISITVMSLPITLPLILASGFDPIWFGIFLVIMVELAQITPPIGFNLFIIQGLTGTPIFRIAIAAAPFFILMCVAATIITIYPEIALWLPDKLFNR, from the coding sequence ATGGAATCGCTCAATATTGCCTTTATCGTCCTGATGCTGCTGATTTTCTATCTGGGGCTGGGTGTCTGGGTTTTCTCCGGGCTTCTCCTTGTCAGCGTGAGCGGGTTGCTCCTTCTGCTCGACATGCCTTTTCACCGCATTGGCACGATCATGGCTCCCCTGATTATCCGTTCCGCCACATCGTGGGAGCTTTCCGCGATCCCGATGTTTGTCTGGATGGGGGAACTCATGTTCAGGACAGATATTTCGGACCGGCTTTTCCGCAGTCTGTCACCGCTCGTTTATCACCTGCCCGGCCGTTTGCTTCATACGAACGTCCTTGGATCGGCGCTATTTGCCGCCGTGAGCGGATCAAGTGCCGCAACGACAGCCACCGTAGGCAAAATCACGACCACAGAGTTGCTGCAGCGCGGGTATTCGCCCTCGCTCACATTCGGCTCGCTTGCCGGCGCAGGATCTCTCGGCCTGCTTATACCGCCGTCCATCGTGCTGATCGTTTATGGCGTTCTGGCCGAAGTTTCAATTTCGCGGCTGTTTGCCGCCGGAGTCTACCCCGGGCTGCTGATTGTCACTCTTTATTCCGGTTTCATCATGTTCCGGAGCCTGCTGAACCCTTCACTCACGCCCGCCAGGGAAAGCCGGCCAAGTCTTCGGGACATCGGCATGGGGCTGATAAATCTTATTCCTATCGGCCTGCTCATATTCATTGTTCTCGGCGCTATTTATTCAGGCTTCGCCACACCGTCGGAAGCCGGAGCGGTAGGGGTGACAGCGACATTGGTTTTGGCCCTTCTCACGCGGCAGCTCACCCGTGAAGTCCTCTTTGACAGTCTCATGGCTTCAGTGCGGACATCGTGCATGATTGCCTCAATCCTTCTGGCAGCCGCGTTTCTTTCCACCAGCATGGCATATCTGCATGTGCCGCAGGATGTCGCGACGACCATTGCCAAAATGGAATTATCGCCATATGAGTTGATTTTTGTTTTGGCGATTTTTTATATTCTGCTTGGACTTTTCCTTGAAGGAATATCGATTACGGTCATGAGTCTGCCCATAACACTGCCGCTGATACTGGCCAGTGGATTTGATCCGATCTGGTTCGGCATCTTTCTTGTGATCATGGTTGAACTGGCCCAGATCACCCCGCCGATAGGATTCAACCTCTTTATCATTCAGGGATTAACAGGAACACCGATATTCCGTATTGCGATTGCAGCGGCACCGTTTTTTATCCTCATGTGCGTGGCCGCAACCATAATCACCATTTATCCGGAGATAGCACTGTGGCTGCCGGATAAACTGTTCAACAGATAA
- a CDS encoding aldehyde dehydrogenase, which produces MSNLSNRAEVQSIADKLVLPNTAFIDGKFTEAKSGKRFSTINPATGEVLTDVSACDAADVDLAVEKARKSFRSGSWSKKHPSERKAVLIKLAKLIGQHSDSLAVLESLEGGKPIKDCLEIDLPETVQCLLWHAEAADKLYDQMSPSDGNAVGMIIREPSGVVGCVLPWNFPLMMLAWKIGPALAGGNSVIVKPAELTSMTALKVAELALEAGIPEGVLQVLPGLGEQAGQALGLHPDVDVISFTGSTEVGRLFLEYSSKSNLKRITLECGGKNPAVVLSDAKHLDQIAEHVVFSACWNMGQNCTANSRLIVHKSLHADLLAKVMERIKDWNTGDPLDPKNALGAIVSKEQFDKIMDFINGAKNKGGSLLVGGEPIVDGDGLFISPTVFDGVKPDMPIAIEEVFGPVLGIMPVASDEEALALANQTTYGLQASLFTSDVARAHNYARQLEAGTVSVNCYSEGDITTPFGGYKLSGFGGKDNSLQAHDQYTETKTIWINLAEDQSDGK; this is translated from the coding sequence ATGTCAAACTTGTCAAACAGGGCCGAAGTTCAGTCAATCGCCGATAAACTGGTGTTACCAAACACCGCATTCATCGATGGAAAATTTACTGAGGCAAAATCCGGAAAAAGATTTTCAACCATCAACCCTGCAACCGGCGAAGTGCTGACCGATGTTTCAGCCTGTGATGCGGCTGATGTCGATTTGGCCGTCGAGAAGGCGCGCAAGTCCTTCAGGAGCGGAAGCTGGTCAAAGAAACACCCTTCCGAGCGAAAGGCGGTCTTGATCAAACTCGCCAAACTGATAGGACAACACAGCGACAGCCTTGCCGTCCTTGAAAGCCTTGAAGGCGGCAAGCCCATCAAGGATTGCCTTGAGATTGATCTGCCTGAAACGGTGCAGTGCCTTTTATGGCACGCCGAGGCGGCTGACAAGCTGTATGACCAGATGTCGCCGTCGGACGGAAATGCCGTCGGGATGATCATTCGTGAACCTTCAGGTGTGGTTGGATGTGTGCTCCCGTGGAACTTCCCCCTGATGATGCTGGCTTGGAAGATTGGCCCGGCCCTGGCAGGCGGAAACAGCGTCATTGTCAAACCCGCAGAACTGACCAGCATGACCGCCCTTAAAGTCGCGGAACTCGCCTTGGAAGCCGGCATTCCCGAAGGGGTGTTGCAGGTCCTGCCGGGACTTGGTGAGCAGGCCGGACAGGCGCTCGGCCTCCACCCGGATGTCGATGTTATATCTTTCACCGGCTCAACAGAAGTCGGCCGCCTGTTCCTCGAATATTCCTCCAAGTCCAACCTCAAGCGGATCACGCTGGAATGCGGTGGCAAGAATCCTGCGGTGGTGCTCAGTGATGCCAAACACCTTGATCAGATCGCAGAGCATGTGGTGTTTTCCGCCTGCTGGAATATGGGCCAGAACTGCACGGCCAATTCCCGCCTCATCGTTCATAAATCCCTCCATGCCGACCTGTTGGCGAAGGTCATGGAACGGATCAAAGACTGGAACACCGGCGACCCGCTCGACCCCAAGAACGCACTCGGCGCCATCGTGTCGAAAGAGCAATTTGACAAAATCATGGACTTCATCAATGGCGCCAAGAATAAGGGTGGCTCGCTTCTTGTCGGCGGCGAGCCTATTGTGGACGGGGACGGGTTGTTCATCTCACCAACCGTCTTTGACGGTGTGAAACCGGATATGCCCATCGCCATCGAGGAAGTCTTTGGCCCTGTCCTGGGGATCATGCCGGTCGCCAGTGATGAGGAGGCGTTAGCGCTAGCTAACCAGACCACCTACGGGTTACAGGCCTCCCTCTTCACTTCCGATGTTGCGCGTGCGCACAACTATGCCAGACAACTGGAGGCGGGAACGGTTTCAGTGAATTGCTATAGCGAAGGCGATATCACCACCCCGTTCGGGGGCTATAAGTTGTCCGGTTTCGGCGGGAAGGACAACTCCTTGCAGGCCCATGACCAATACACCGAAACAAAGACCATCTGGATCAACCTTGCCGAAGATCAAAGCGACGGAAAATAA
- a CDS encoding epoxide hydrolase family protein gives MLDRIGTRENLTPFEFNVPNDVLTDIRNRVAAYPWHEMPDDGGWDYGANMEYMQELCAYWVDGFDWRAQEAHLNSFSHFTTAVDGIDMHFIYEEGSGSNPMPLMISHGWPGSVAEFFGIIEPLAHPERFGGDVEDAFTVVAPSLPGFAFSGRPPRPYGPRKMASVINTLMTDALGFDSYLAQGGDWGGAVCSWLGYDHAPACLAIHINVLTMRHPDGPQTPEEKVWEEQFDRDQIMQDGYRTQQATRPQTLSYAMMDSPVGIAAWLVEKFHDWSDVKVGEIEAAHSKDDLLTNIMIYITTRCFNSASWIYYGRREEGGRILSPEGKRVEVPTGCAVFPAEMLNWPPRSYAERIYNIHQWTEMPRGGHFAAMEEPELLLEDIRAFARRLR, from the coding sequence ATGTTAGACCGCATCGGTACCAGAGAGAACCTGACGCCGTTTGAATTCAACGTCCCCAATGATGTCCTGACGGATATCAGGAATCGTGTTGCCGCCTATCCCTGGCACGAGATGCCCGATGACGGCGGCTGGGACTATGGCGCCAACATGGAATACATGCAGGAACTGTGCGCTTATTGGGTCGATGGATTTGACTGGCGCGCGCAAGAGGCGCATCTGAACAGTTTTTCACATTTCACGACAGCCGTTGATGGCATCGATATGCACTTCATTTATGAGGAAGGCAGTGGCAGCAATCCGATGCCGTTGATGATCAGTCACGGCTGGCCAGGTTCGGTCGCAGAGTTTTTCGGGATCATTGAACCCCTGGCGCATCCCGAGCGGTTCGGCGGCGATGTTGAGGACGCCTTCACCGTCGTTGCCCCCTCGCTGCCGGGGTTCGCGTTTTCCGGACGGCCACCGAGGCCGTACGGCCCCCGGAAGATGGCGTCGGTGATAAACACCCTGATGACCGATGCCCTTGGTTTTGACAGCTACCTTGCACAGGGCGGGGACTGGGGCGGTGCCGTATGCTCATGGCTGGGTTATGATCATGCACCGGCCTGTTTGGCCATCCACATCAATGTCTTGACCATGCGCCACCCCGATGGCCCGCAGACGCCTGAGGAAAAAGTCTGGGAGGAGCAGTTCGATCGCGATCAGATCATGCAGGATGGATACCGGACACAGCAGGCGACCCGGCCGCAGACATTGAGCTATGCCATGATGGACAGCCCGGTTGGCATCGCCGCCTGGCTGGTCGAAAAGTTTCATGACTGGTCAGATGTGAAGGTCGGAGAGATCGAGGCTGCGCATTCCAAGGATGATCTGCTGACCAATATCATGATTTATATTACAACCCGATGCTTTAACTCAGCGTCATGGATTTACTACGGCCGCCGTGAAGAGGGCGGAAGAATCCTGTCACCGGAAGGCAAGCGGGTTGAAGTGCCGACTGGATGTGCGGTGTTTCCCGCGGAGATGCTGAACTGGCCCCCCCGTTCTTACGCTGAGAGAATATACAATATCCATCAATGGACCGAGATGCCGCGCGGGGGCCATTTCGCGGCGATGGAAGAGCCGGAACTGTTGCTGGAGGACATCAGGGCCTTCGCCCGCAGGTTGCGGTAA
- a CDS encoding PLP-dependent aminotransferase family protein, with product MLSSTTPRFLKRPESSGLSLRDQICEVVSEAIMSGSLAHDRPLPSCRELAKQFGVSRNTVFAAYNRLMDLELLISHDRSGYFVNPHMSGLQAQRNDSHISDGGTIPCPVSFPSSNLMPIANPLDWNAYPYPFIYNQIDPDLFPVDSWRECTRQVLGRNKMQTWTSDSVESDSPQLVQQLRRRLLNTRGIYADEDEILITLGSQNALFILGSIFSRLGLPIALEDPGFFGAHNAFRFVGSKMIGVPIDGDGIIPSAIPEDCKLVFTTPSHQFPTMITMSMNRREELLEAAVARDFLIIEDDYEAEMNYVSSVSPSMRSMDKAGRVIYVGSLSKTVSPGIRLGFIVAHRDIIREARIARGVMLRHPPTIVQEIVALFFRLGHYDAHLRNLERCYQTRWHAMDNALTKHLGMLQRAQSEGGTSFWLTGPDGFDASELAVRLRTRGVLVDRGQDYYLKGDNRSSFRLGFAFVPVAKLEEGVKIIAEEVQALL from the coding sequence ATGCTCAGTTCGACCACGCCAAGGTTCTTGAAACGCCCTGAGTCGTCAGGCTTAAGCCTGAGGGATCAGATCTGCGAAGTGGTCAGCGAAGCCATCATGTCCGGGTCCCTGGCGCATGACCGCCCCCTGCCGTCCTGCCGGGAGCTTGCGAAGCAATTCGGCGTCTCCCGGAATACCGTATTCGCGGCCTATAACCGCCTGATGGATCTCGAATTACTGATATCGCATGACAGGTCGGGATATTTCGTTAATCCGCACATGTCGGGTTTGCAGGCCCAGAGAAATGACAGCCACATTTCAGATGGCGGCACCATACCGTGTCCGGTCAGTTTCCCGTCAAGCAACCTGATGCCCATCGCGAATCCGCTGGACTGGAACGCTTACCCTTACCCTTTCATTTACAATCAGATCGATCCGGATCTCTTTCCCGTCGATAGCTGGCGCGAGTGCACAAGGCAGGTCCTGGGGCGGAACAAGATGCAGACCTGGACCAGCGATTCCGTCGAAAGTGACAGCCCGCAGCTTGTGCAGCAACTGCGCCGGCGGCTTCTCAATACCCGGGGCATCTATGCGGATGAGGATGAAATCCTGATCACCCTTGGCTCGCAGAACGCGTTGTTCATCCTTGGATCGATTTTCTCGCGGCTTGGCCTGCCGATTGCGCTCGAGGATCCCGGGTTTTTTGGCGCGCATAACGCCTTTCGGTTTGTTGGAAGCAAAATGATCGGCGTCCCCATCGATGGCGACGGCATCATTCCCTCGGCAATTCCGGAGGATTGCAAGCTGGTTTTCACAACGCCGAGTCATCAGTTTCCGACCATGATCACGATGAGCATGAACCGCCGTGAGGAGTTGCTTGAAGCGGCAGTTGCCAGGGATTTTCTGATCATTGAGGATGATTACGAAGCTGAGATGAACTACGTCTCCAGCGTATCGCCCTCAATGCGCTCGATGGACAAGGCGGGGCGTGTAATCTATGTCGGCAGTTTGTCAAAAACCGTTTCCCCCGGAATCAGGCTGGGATTTATTGTTGCCCACAGGGACATCATACGGGAGGCGCGCATTGCCCGGGGTGTGATGCTGCGACATCCGCCCACAATCGTGCAGGAAATCGTCGCGCTGTTCTTTCGGCTTGGTCACTATGACGCCCATCTTCGCAATCTGGAGCGATGCTACCAGACGCGCTGGCATGCGATGGATAATGCCCTAACCAAGCATCTCGGGATGCTGCAACGTGCCCAGTCAGAGGGCGGCACGTCATTTTGGCTGACCGGACCGGATGGATTTGACGCTTCCGAACTGGCCGTGCGCCTGCGCACCAGAGGTGTTCTGGTGGACAGGGGGCAGGATTATTACCTCAAAGGTGACAACCGTAGCAGTTTCAGGCTTGGGTTTGCCTTCGTGCCGGTCGCAAAACTGGAAGAGGGCGTCAAAATAATCGCCGAGGAAGTGCAGGCGCTCCTGTGA